One genomic window of Prochlorococcus marinus str. NATL2A includes the following:
- a CDS encoding photosystem I reaction centre subunit IX PsaJ, whose amino-acid sequence MFKIFRTKWFRSAPVLATLWLSSTAVILIGVNSYFPDYLFMPMS is encoded by the coding sequence ATGTTTAAAATCTTTCGTACAAAATGGTTTAGATCCGCACCTGTTCTTGCAACACTATGGCTTTCAAGCACTGCTGTCATCCTTATTGGTGTAAATAGCTATTTTCCTGACTATTTATTTATGCCCATGAGTTGA
- a CDS encoding protein adenylyltransferase SelO family protein, whose translation MSSTEAMPKTRTFSEFAKQADYSLMDSLKADPQATDDGDDHLTREVFSGHYVPVTPTAISKPEYVTHSKTLFNELGLSQELALDELFRRLFSGDISVATAPMRPVGWATGYALSIYGTEYTQQCPFGTGNGYGDGRAISVFEGLFNGKRWEMQLKGGGPTPYCRGADGRAVLRSSVREFLAQDYMQSLGVPTSRSLTLYASRSETVRRPWYTKDSNSINPDILVETPAAISTRVAPSFLRVGQIELFARRVRNNEHQDAMKELEMIVKHLIVRNYKKEIDPTLSFSNQVVELANSFRERLTSLVANWMRIGYCQGNFNSDNCAAGGFTLDYGPFGFCELFDPRFQPWTGGGEHFAFFNQQVAAEANYQMFWGALRPLLNGNAESLERLDSIRDGFTTVMNQKMENMWAKKLGLVTYDAPLVNEMLRLMVHTKVDYTIFFRKLSSIPNKLTDLKDSFYLPISEETESKWISWLQRWREQVISKGDQNEISAKMKSINPKYTWREWLITPAYEKAEEGDYGLIKELQAVLDEPYEEQSLEIQKKYDRLKPKKFFGAGGVSHYSCSS comes from the coding sequence ATGAGCAGTACTGAAGCTATGCCGAAAACAAGAACTTTTTCTGAGTTTGCGAAACAGGCTGACTACTCACTCATGGATTCACTCAAAGCTGACCCTCAGGCAACTGACGATGGTGACGACCACCTAACACGAGAAGTCTTTTCTGGTCACTATGTACCTGTCACTCCAACAGCGATTTCAAAGCCGGAATATGTCACGCACAGTAAAACATTATTTAACGAATTAGGCCTGAGTCAAGAACTTGCTCTAGATGAACTTTTTCGTCGTCTATTTTCAGGCGATATAAGCGTTGCAACAGCACCCATGCGACCAGTTGGTTGGGCTACTGGTTACGCACTATCGATCTATGGAACTGAATATACTCAGCAGTGTCCATTTGGGACAGGTAACGGCTATGGAGATGGTAGAGCAATTTCAGTATTTGAAGGTCTATTTAATGGCAAAAGATGGGAGATGCAACTTAAGGGAGGAGGGCCTACACCATACTGCAGAGGAGCTGACGGACGAGCAGTGCTACGTTCAAGTGTTCGTGAGTTTTTGGCGCAGGATTATATGCAGTCACTTGGAGTACCAACATCACGATCTCTCACACTATATGCCTCTAGATCTGAAACAGTACGCAGACCTTGGTATACAAAAGACTCAAATTCAATCAATCCAGACATATTGGTAGAGACCCCAGCCGCAATCTCAACACGAGTTGCACCATCATTCTTACGGGTTGGTCAGATAGAACTCTTTGCACGTCGAGTACGCAACAATGAGCATCAAGATGCAATGAAAGAGCTCGAGATGATTGTGAAGCACTTAATCGTAAGAAATTATAAGAAAGAAATTGATCCGACCCTTAGCTTTAGCAATCAAGTCGTTGAGCTCGCAAATTCATTCCGAGAACGACTCACATCATTAGTAGCCAATTGGATGCGGATCGGCTATTGCCAAGGTAATTTCAACAGTGACAACTGTGCTGCAGGTGGTTTCACCCTCGATTACGGTCCATTTGGATTTTGCGAACTCTTCGATCCGAGATTCCAACCTTGGACAGGAGGTGGTGAACATTTTGCATTCTTTAACCAACAAGTTGCTGCCGAAGCAAATTATCAAATGTTTTGGGGGGCTCTTCGACCTCTGCTTAATGGCAACGCAGAGTCACTGGAAAGGCTCGATAGTATCCGTGATGGATTTACTACAGTCATGAATCAAAAAATGGAAAACATGTGGGCAAAGAAACTAGGCCTAGTCACCTATGACGCACCTTTAGTAAACGAAATGCTACGGCTCATGGTTCACACAAAGGTGGACTACACAATCTTTTTCCGAAAACTTTCAAGTATTCCAAACAAACTTACGGACTTAAAAGATAGTTTCTATCTACCAATTTCAGAAGAGACTGAGAGCAAGTGGATCAGTTGGCTACAAAGATGGCGGGAGCAAGTAATAAGCAAAGGTGATCAAAATGAAATTTCGGCAAAGATGAAAAGCATTAATCCTAAATACACTTGGCGGGAATGGCTCATTACACCAGCATACGAAAAGGCAGAGGAAGGCGATTATGGCCTCATAAAAGAGCTTCAAGCTGTTTTAGATGAACCTTACGAGGAGCAATCATTAGAAATACAGAAAAAATATGACAGACTTAAGCCCAAGAAATTCTTTGGAGCTGGGGGGGTTTCCCATTACAGCTGTTCATCATGA
- a CDS encoding DUF3303 domain-containing protein, whose amino-acid sequence MCCNEFFLVVNATYLIHWQFPDQEAHKKGADVFAQYVESGCESDKFEGFEVINRVVNPEEASGWAIVKASDQKAVWKWCQPWCKGFGNNVEVIPVLTDSEHLAVHKELG is encoded by the coding sequence ATGTGTTGTAATGAATTTTTCTTAGTAGTTAATGCAACTTATTTAATTCATTGGCAATTTCCTGATCAAGAAGCACATAAGAAAGGGGCCGACGTCTTTGCTCAATATGTTGAAAGTGGTTGCGAATCAGACAAGTTTGAAGGTTTTGAGGTCATAAACAGAGTCGTAAATCCTGAAGAAGCTAGTGGATGGGCGATTGTCAAAGCATCCGACCAAAAAGCAGTTTGGAAATGGTGCCAGCCTTGGTGTAAAGGATTTGGGAATAATGTTGAGGTAATTCCTGTTCTTACTGATAGTGAACATCTTGCTGTTCATAAAGAGTTGGGTTAG